One window from the genome of Sebastes umbrosus isolate fSebUmb1 chromosome 12, fSebUmb1.pri, whole genome shotgun sequence encodes:
- the si:ch211-252f13.5 gene encoding uncharacterized protein si:ch211-252f13.5 — MARVCTIFFLLCVTCLLLSGVVESVSEVCRGARCFSSGQDWRGPCVGAHCQERTKETAAASRRQFHHSAQSRQAQVYPSYQQDAHFSHHQAQSAPLAPYTIIQPQHGGFTQPDGTDGTRRTNPRTITAEVFHPGCAGGTCPTTGSHHHHQRATSDDTAAQRDCKGIECKLPHRMRQKPSKPCVGDGCSMHAGDDSSPVHVTDRAAQFLDELPDFGSERGAWIQLTCDMKPGTNELPSEDALVLQLQLSKSQEKLVEALRGQQDEVKELQRLLSEQQGTLVNQQREILEQQTRMYEQMEQVKAQYNIMMDSIKQTSLQNIQGELDSHMETMSGQVRAHQAQQALSLHKVDMEASVMEVGRSLLTCGSCGPEEYCGFSSGHPRCEKCTICPAGFFLVAQCSVHADRICQDRDECLEIGDLCGDRQRCLNTPGGFRCQGMTEREVNSGLCGHGYFFNSDMDECQACYECDGEPVTSPCTFTADTVCTGPAAAAGDSALSLAWAGDVSLTGTKGKVLAHAFPSVQLYIEGRGDASLLSAEDGRLLLRQHGLVWLDENLSVSHGCRSFIQLCLRINSTDGSEGRDLSGVRIEQREGRSLQSVSISGVAEVAPDHMISLLLRSASHHCNQSSEGLQLYNPAAAPLSLFWLSHDTGAVAMTAQATVSAHYHTNYRPVFRTTSTSDPYVVGLTHDGRGIRFAESGTVRFVFQQALYSMGQACVSEGFQLLAYINHNGTGMELCRTFKPGVHYRDTSLSLSGAAKVGSGDTLGFEILSPAQCNVRFFGDETGISILSLVWVPTALSSSLSASVSHNGLPSGAVRNKPLFFRQTSAQVSQMGLLGKGFTDQRRDFVFRESGTASLALDLKLIHSCNLVKVTLLRRSDPEGSGGGREAEGARPVPLAQQVGGQMPEGSHWASVSLRASFQVHNGTAVFFTLDCVRGRVNQISYQTGSGVSILWVAA; from the exons ATGGCACGTGTctgcaccatattttttttactctgtgtAACATGTTTGCTGCTAAGTGGAGTTGTTGAGAGCGTGTCTGAGGTGTGCAGAGGAGCGCGCTGCTTCTCTTCTGGTCAGGACTGGAGAGGACCGTGCGTCGGAGCGCACTGCCAGGAGCGCACAAAGGAGACAGCAGCAGCTTCCAGACGACAGTTCCACCACTCTGCACAATCCAGACAAGCACAAGTCTATCCAAGTTACCAACAGGATGCTCATTTCAGTCACCACCAAGCCCAGAGTGCACCATTAGCTCCATACACCATCATCCAGCCCCAGCATGGAGGTTTTACGCAGCCAGATGGCACAGATGGCACCAGGAGGACGAACCCTCGGACCATCACTGCGGAGGTGTTCCATCCAGGCTGCGCCGGTGGAACCTGTCCGACTACAggctctcatcatcatcatcagcgtGCAACGAGTGATGACACTGCAGCGCAAAGGGACTGCAAAGGGATTGAATGTAAACTTCCCCACAGGATGCGCCAGAAGCCCAGTAAGCCATGTGTTGGAGACGGTTGCAGTATGCATGCTGGAGACGACTCATCACCGGTTCATGTGACCGACAGAGCGGCGCAGTTCTTGGATGAGCTGCCAGACTTTGGGTCGGAACGTGGCGCGTGGATACAGCTGACATGTGACATGAAACCAG GGACCAATGAGCTCCCCTCAGAGGACGCTCttgtgctgcagctgcagctgtccAAGAGCCAGGAGAAGCTGGTTGAGGCCCTCAGGGGCCAGCAGGACGAGGTCAAGGAGCTGCAGAGGCTCCTCAGTGAGCAGCAGGGGACGCTGGTCAACCAGCAGAGAGAGATACTGGAGCAACAGACGAGGATGTATGAACAGATGGAGCAA GTTAAAGCCCAGTACAACATAATGATGGACAGCATCAAACAGACGTCTCTCCAGAACATCCAGGGGGAGCTAGACAGCCACATGGAAACCATGAGCGGGCAGGTCAGAGCCCACCAAGCACAGcaggctctctctctgcacaaGGTTGACATGGAGGCCAGCGTGATGGAG GTGGGGCGCTCCCTGTTGACCTGTGGGAGCTGCGGTCCTGAGGAGTACTGCGGCTTCAGCAGCGGTCACCCTCGCTGTGAGAAGTGTACCATCTGTCCTGCAGGCTTCTTCCTGGTTGCTCAGTGTTCAGTCCACGCAGACAGAATCTGCCAG GACAGAGATGAATGCCTTGAAATAGGTGATCTGTGTGGAGATCGACAGAGGTGTCTCAATACTCCAG GTGGATTCAGGTGCCAGGGCATGACGGAGCGAGAAGTCAACTCAGGATTGTGCGGCCACGGCTACTTCTTCAACTCGGACATGGACGAGTGTCAGGCCTGTTACGAGTGCGACGGAGAACCCGTGACTTCACCTTGTACCTTCACCGCGGACACCGTCTGCACcggccctgctgctgctgctggcgacAGCGCCCTCTCTCTGGCCTGGGCGGGAGACGTGAGCCTGACTGGCACAAAAGGTAAAGTCCTGGCTCACGCCTTCCCTAGCGTGCAGCTCTACATCGAGGGAAGAGGCGACGCGAGCCTCCTGTCCGCCGAGGACGGCCGCCTGTTGCTCAGGCAGCACGGTCTGGTCTGGCTGGATGAGAACCTCTCGGTGAGCCACGGCTGTCGCAGCTTCATCCAGTTGTGTCTGCGTATTAACAGCACGGACGGCTCAGAAGGTCGCGACCTCAGCGGCGTTAGGATCGAGCAGCGGGAGGGGAGGTCGCTCCAGAGCGTCAGCATCAGCGGGGTGGCAGAAGTCGCCCCGGATCACATGATCTCCCTCTTGCTCCGGAGCGCCAGCCACCACTGTAACCAAAGCAGTGAAGGTCTGCAGCTGTACAACCCTGCAGCAGCTCCGCTCAGCCTCTTCTGGCTCTCTCATGACACCGGGGCTGTTGCCATGACGGCACAGGCCACGGTGTCTGCACACTACCACACAAACTATCGCCCGGTGTTCcgcaccacctccacctccgaCCCTTACGTGGTGGGGCTGACTCACGATGGCCGTGGGATCCGTTTTGCAGAAAGTGGCACCGTGCGTTTTGTATTTCAGCAGGCGTTGTACTCCATGGGCCAGGCGTGTGTGAGCGAGGGCTTCCAGCTGCTGGCATACATCAACCATAACGGAACCGGCATGGAGCTGTGCCGTACCTTCAAACCAGGCGTCCACTATCGAGACACATCCTTATCTCTGTCTGGAGCGGCTAAAGTTGGCTCCGGGGACACGCTGGGCTTTGAGATCCTCTCTCCTGCTCAGTGCAACGTACGTTTCTTTGGCGATGAGACGGGCATCAGCATCCTCAGCTTGGTTTGGGTCCCCACcgctctgtcttcctctctgtctgcctccgtGTCTCACAACGGCCTTCCCTCGGGAGCAGTTCGAAACAAGCCGTTGTTCTTCCGCCAGACCAGTGCTCAGGTGTCCCAGATGGGGCTGCTGGGGAAGGGATTCACCGATCAGAGACGAGATTTTGTCTTCAGGGAGAGCGGCACGGCCAGCTTGGCTCTGGATCTCAAACTCATTCATTCCTGCAACCTGGTCAAGGTGACTCTTCTAAGGCGAAGTGATCCGGAGGGGTCAGGAGGAGGTCGGGAGGCCGAGGGAGCGCGGCCCGTCCCTCTGGCCCAGCAGGTGGGTGGTCAGATGCCTGAGGGAAGCCACTGGGCCAGTGTTAGCCTGCGGGCGTCCTTCCAGGTTCATAACGGCACAGCGGTGTTCTTCACACTGGACTGTGTACGCGGAAGAGTCAACCAGATCAGctaccaaacaggaagtggagtgTCAATCCTCTGGGTGGCAGCATAA